The following are encoded together in the Vibrio splendidus genome:
- the sfsA gene encoding DNA/RNA nuclease SfsA, with product MHFNPPLEPATLIKRYKRFLTDIQLPDGSERTIHCANTGAMTGCATPGNTVWYSTSDNVKRKYPNSWEISETDKGHRICVNTARANQLAVEAIENNTIVELLGYNALRTEVKYGSENSRIDILLEDNEKPPCYIEVKSVTLLDEQQTSTKQQISTKQQASTKGQGFFPDAVTTRGQKHLRELTEMVESGNRAVLLFTVLHSGIEKVSAAHHIDAKYSLLLKQAQDAGVEVLCYKAELSSTQIQLKQAVEFINS from the coding sequence ATGCACTTCAATCCTCCATTAGAGCCAGCGACTCTTATTAAACGCTATAAACGTTTTCTCACTGACATCCAACTTCCAGACGGCAGCGAACGTACTATTCATTGCGCTAACACTGGAGCAATGACGGGATGTGCGACCCCTGGCAATACGGTGTGGTACTCAACCTCAGATAATGTAAAAAGAAAATACCCAAACAGCTGGGAGATCTCAGAAACAGACAAAGGTCACCGTATTTGTGTAAATACTGCGCGAGCAAACCAGTTGGCAGTGGAAGCAATTGAAAATAATACTATAGTTGAACTCTTAGGCTATAACGCGTTACGAACCGAAGTGAAATATGGCAGTGAGAATAGTCGAATTGATATTCTGCTTGAAGATAACGAAAAGCCGCCTTGCTATATCGAAGTAAAAAGCGTCACTTTGCTCGATGAACAACAAACGTCCACTAAGCAACAAATATCAACTAAACAACAAGCGTCAACCAAAGGGCAAGGCTTTTTCCCTGATGCGGTCACCACCAGAGGCCAGAAACATCTGCGTGAACTCACAGAAATGGTCGAATCTGGAAATAGAGCCGTACTTTTATTCACTGTTTTGCATTCAGGTATTGAAAAAGTGTCTGCGGCACACCATATAGACGCCAAATATTCGTTATTACTTAAACAAGCACAAGACGCTGGTGTTGAAGTGCTTTGCTATAAAGCAGAGCTAAGCAGTACTCAAATACAACTAAAACAAGCTGTTGAATTTATCAATAGCTAA
- the dksA gene encoding RNA polymerase-binding protein DksA: MPESKKKALGILAIAGVEPYQAKPGEEYMSPEQTEHFTKILAAWRNQLREEVDRTVHHMQDEAANFPDPVDRASQEEEFSLELRNRDRERRLIKKIEKTLDKIEEDDFGFCDSCGVEIGIRRLEARPTADLCIDCKTLAEIKEKQMQG; the protein is encoded by the coding sequence ATGCCAGAATCTAAGAAAAAAGCGCTAGGCATCCTAGCCATCGCAGGTGTTGAACCGTACCAAGCAAAGCCAGGTGAAGAATACATGTCACCTGAGCAAACGGAACATTTTACAAAAATTTTAGCAGCTTGGCGCAACCAGCTCAGGGAAGAAGTTGATCGTACTGTGCACCACATGCAGGACGAAGCAGCGAATTTCCCAGACCCAGTTGACCGTGCTTCTCAAGAAGAAGAATTCAGCCTAGAGTTACGTAACCGTGACCGTGAGCGCCGTCTTATCAAGAAAATTGAGAAGACACTAGACAAGATCGAAGAAGACGATTTCGGCTTCTGTGACTCTTGCGGTGTCGAGATTGGCATTCGTCGTCTTGAAGCTCGTCCAACTGCTGACCTTTGTATTGACTGTAAAACACTTGCAGAGATCAAAGAGAAACAGATGCAAGGTTAA
- the gluQRS gene encoding tRNA glutamyl-Q(34) synthetase GluQRS, which translates to MNYIGRFAPSPSGPLHFGSLVAALGSYFQAKSNQGQWLVRMEDLDPPREMAGAADLILKTLEAYHLFWDGEVIYQSQRHDLYQAQIDQWVADKQAYYCQCTRKQIKALGGFYNGHCRDAGLIDSGEQAVRLCMDFPVECFDDVRHGAIQIPKALAEEDFIIKRRDGLFAYNLAVVLDDIDQGITEVVRGADLIEPTGRQISLYKTLKQKTVSYLHLPLATDGLGNKLSKQNHATAIDLDNPKPTLINAMRFLGFDIPNALFEASMDEVLLWGCQQWNVTQLPDSLQKEHSNEFETNGKSQ; encoded by the coding sequence ATGAATTATATCGGGCGCTTTGCACCATCACCGTCAGGTCCTCTTCATTTTGGATCACTAGTTGCTGCTCTTGGTAGCTACTTTCAAGCGAAATCGAACCAAGGACAATGGTTAGTTCGCATGGAAGACCTCGACCCACCAAGAGAAATGGCCGGCGCTGCAGACCTCATTCTTAAGACGCTTGAGGCTTACCACCTATTTTGGGATGGCGAAGTCATCTATCAAAGCCAACGCCATGACCTTTACCAAGCTCAAATTGATCAATGGGTCGCTGACAAGCAAGCCTATTACTGCCAATGCACCCGCAAGCAGATAAAGGCTTTAGGTGGCTTTTACAATGGTCACTGCCGAGATGCAGGTTTGATTGATTCAGGCGAACAAGCGGTGCGCTTGTGCATGGATTTTCCAGTAGAGTGCTTTGATGATGTTCGCCACGGCGCGATTCAAATCCCTAAAGCATTGGCTGAAGAAGATTTTATTATCAAACGCAGAGATGGATTGTTTGCCTATAACTTGGCCGTTGTCCTTGATGACATCGATCAAGGGATAACAGAAGTAGTAAGAGGCGCTGACCTGATAGAGCCTACAGGTCGACAAATCAGTTTGTATAAGACACTCAAGCAAAAAACCGTGAGCTACTTGCACTTACCATTGGCAACCGATGGCTTGGGGAATAAACTGTCAAAACAAAATCATGCCACCGCGATAGATCTCGACAACCCAAAACCGACGTTAATCAATGCGATGCGATTCTTAGGTTTTGATATCCCGAATGCTCTTTTCGAAGCGTCAATGGATGAAGTTTTATTGTGGGGCTGCCAGCAATGGAACGTCACTCAGTTACCTGATAGTTTACAAAAAGAGCACAGTAATGAGTTCGAAACTAACGGAAAATCGCAATAA
- the pcnB gene encoding polynucleotide adenylyltransferase PcnB, whose translation MNTNDNTPSEQRGFHELALNIYTRQEHNISRKQISDNALKVLYRLNGAGFDAFLVGGGVRDILLGSQPKDFDIATNATPEQIKHLFRNCRLIGRRFRLAHIMFGRDIIEVATFRGHHQEPSKNVSAQSDEGMLLRDNVYGNVDEDAERRDFTINAMYYNIADYSIHDYAGGVEDLEDKLIRLIGDPETRYREDPVRMLRAMRFAAKLDFDIEEDTADPIEELAHLLKDIPAARLYEESLKLLQSGHGLETYHLMREYNLFQQMFPAIAEHFTEGYDSHTEQMLDLVLDSTDLRIEDGKRVNPAFMFAAILWYPMNKLADKLVAEQGMAHYDAIMEASNIILDQQVKSIAIPRRHTATVREVWQLQLRLPRRNGKRAVRLMELNKFRAGYDFLEMRGEIEGGETKELAKWWERYQTAGRNMRQAMANDVTAPSKSGHRRRKTYRNKKSKQSE comes from the coding sequence ATGAATACAAACGACAATACCCCAAGCGAACAACGCGGATTCCACGAATTAGCTCTGAATATTTATACTCGTCAAGAGCACAATATTTCACGCAAGCAGATCAGCGACAATGCACTTAAAGTGTTATATCGCCTGAATGGTGCGGGTTTTGACGCATTTCTAGTCGGTGGTGGTGTACGCGACATCTTATTAGGCTCTCAGCCAAAAGATTTTGATATCGCGACCAACGCAACGCCAGAGCAAATCAAGCACCTATTCAGAAACTGTCGCCTTATCGGTCGACGTTTTCGCTTGGCACATATCATGTTTGGTCGTGACATCATTGAAGTAGCAACTTTCCGTGGTCACCACCAAGAGCCATCGAAAAACGTTTCTGCGCAATCTGACGAAGGTATGTTGCTACGCGATAACGTGTACGGCAATGTTGATGAAGATGCAGAACGTCGTGACTTCACAATCAATGCGATGTACTACAACATTGCAGACTATAGCATCCACGATTACGCGGGTGGGGTAGAAGATTTAGAAGATAAGCTGATCCGCCTGATTGGCGACCCAGAAACGCGTTACCGCGAAGACCCAGTACGCATGCTACGCGCAATGCGCTTCGCCGCTAAACTGGATTTCGATATTGAAGAAGACACAGCAGACCCTATCGAAGAACTGGCACACCTGCTAAAAGATATCCCAGCAGCGCGCCTTTACGAAGAGTCTCTGAAATTACTTCAATCAGGTCACGGTTTAGAAACCTATCACCTAATGCGTGAATACAATCTGTTCCAACAGATGTTCCCTGCAATTGCAGAGCACTTCACTGAAGGTTACGACTCTCATACAGAGCAGATGCTTGACTTAGTACTCGACTCAACCGATCTTCGTATCGAAGATGGCAAGCGAGTAAACCCTGCATTTATGTTTGCAGCGATTCTTTGGTACCCAATGAACAAGCTTGCAGACAAGCTTGTCGCTGAGCAGGGTATGGCGCATTACGATGCGATCATGGAAGCGAGCAACATCATTCTTGACCAGCAAGTTAAGTCTATTGCTATTCCTCGTCGTCACACGGCGACCGTTCGTGAAGTTTGGCAACTGCAATTGCGACTGCCTCGTCGTAACGGTAAACGTGCTGTTCGTCTTATGGAACTGAATAAGTTCCGTGCTGGCTACGATTTCCTAGAAATGCGTGGCGAGATTGAGGGTGGCGAAACCAAAGAACTAGCAAAATGGTGGGAGCGTTATCAGACCGCAGGCCGCAACATGCGCCAAGCGATGGCTAACGACGTTACAGCACCATCAAAATCAGGCCATCGTCGCCGTAAGACTTACCGAAACAAAAAGAGTAAGCAGTCCGAATGA
- the folK gene encoding 2-amino-4-hydroxy-6-hydroxymethyldihydropteridine diphosphokinase — protein sequence MITAYIAVGSNLADPVSQANLAIETLKSLPRSTFIATSQLYSSTPMGPQNQPDYINAVVAIQTELTPIELLDCTQKIELEQGRVRKDERWGPRTLDLDIVLYGNEVIDSERLIVPHYGMKEREFVLYPLAEIAPSLQLPDGTELTELLKIVDKNGLNVWQQ from the coding sequence ATGATAACGGCTTATATTGCGGTCGGCAGCAACCTTGCCGACCCAGTTAGCCAAGCAAACTTGGCTATCGAAACGCTAAAAAGCCTACCGCGATCAACGTTTATTGCGACCTCTCAGCTATATAGTAGCACTCCAATGGGGCCGCAAAACCAACCTGACTACATCAACGCGGTAGTAGCAATCCAAACCGAATTAACGCCAATTGAACTGCTTGATTGCACTCAAAAGATCGAGCTAGAGCAAGGGCGCGTCCGTAAAGACGAGCGTTGGGGGCCAAGAACTTTGGATCTCGACATTGTGTTATACGGCAATGAGGTGATCGATTCAGAGCGCTTAATCGTTCCTCATTACGGAATGAAAGAACGAGAGTTTGTACTTTACCCGCTTGCTGAAATCGCACCAAGTTTACAACTCCCTGATGGGACTGAGCTGACAGAACTACTCAAAATAGTTGATAAGAACGGGCTCAATGTTTGGCAACAATAG
- the panB gene encoding 3-methyl-2-oxobutanoate hydroxymethyltransferase, which produces MKKVTINDLIKCKREGRKFATSTAYDASFAQLFESQEMPVLLVGDSLGMVLQGHNDTLPVTVEDIAYHTRSVRAGSPNCLLMADMPFMSYATPEQACESAATLMRAGANMVKIEGGSWLVDTVKMLTERAVPVCAHLGLTPQSVNIFGGYKVQGRDDEQADKMVADALALQNAGAQIVLLECVPASLAKRITEACDVPVIGIGAGNVTDGQILVMHDMFGISANYMPKFSKNFLAETGDMRKAVALYKEEVESARFPDDAHTIA; this is translated from the coding sequence ATGAAAAAAGTAACCATTAACGACCTGATCAAATGCAAACGTGAAGGCCGTAAATTCGCGACGTCGACAGCTTATGATGCGAGCTTTGCTCAGTTATTCGAAAGCCAAGAAATGCCAGTTCTGCTTGTCGGTGACTCACTGGGTATGGTTCTACAAGGCCATAACGACACATTACCAGTAACCGTTGAAGACATTGCTTACCATACTCGCTCAGTGCGCGCAGGTAGCCCAAACTGTCTTCTTATGGCTGACATGCCTTTCATGAGCTACGCAACGCCAGAGCAAGCCTGTGAGAGCGCAGCAACCTTGATGCGTGCTGGTGCGAACATGGTAAAAATCGAAGGCGGAAGCTGGTTGGTTGATACTGTGAAGATGCTAACAGAACGTGCCGTACCAGTATGTGCACACTTAGGCTTAACGCCTCAGTCTGTGAACATTTTTGGTGGTTACAAAGTGCAAGGTCGTGACGACGAGCAAGCCGACAAAATGGTTGCTGACGCTCTAGCACTGCAAAACGCAGGTGCTCAAATCGTTCTCCTTGAATGTGTGCCCGCTTCATTGGCAAAAAGAATTACAGAAGCTTGTGACGTACCCGTTATCGGTATCGGCGCAGGTAATGTTACCGATGGTCAGATCTTGGTTATGCATGACATGTTCGGTATTTCTGCAAACTACATGCCGAAATTCTCTAAGAATTTCCTAGCTGAAACAGGTGATATGCGTAAAGCCGTCGCTCTATACAAAGAAGAAGTAGAGAGCGCACGTTTCCCTGATGATGCTCATACAATCGCTTAG
- the panC gene encoding pantoate--beta-alanine ligase, producing the protein MQTFAEIAALREQIKQFKRDGRTVAFVPTMGNLHEGHLTLVKKARELADIVVVSIFVNPMQFDRTDDLNNYPRTLEADLSKLTAEGVELVFTPTPEVMYPDGLDKQTFVEVPGISHMLEGASRPGHFRGVSTIVAKLFNIVQPNFACFGEKDFQQLAVIRQMTTDLALDIEVVGVATVREMDGLAMSSRNSNLTIDERQRAPVLARTMRWISSAIRGGRDDYASVIEDATDQLRAADLQPDEIFICDAKTLQAITSETTQAVILMSAFLGKTRLIDNQVLDLVTETKEELKEETAE; encoded by the coding sequence ATGCAAACTTTTGCTGAAATAGCGGCTCTTCGTGAGCAGATTAAACAGTTTAAGCGTGATGGACGTACGGTTGCTTTTGTCCCGACAATGGGAAACCTGCATGAAGGTCACCTGACTCTGGTCAAGAAAGCTCGTGAGCTGGCTGATATTGTTGTGGTAAGCATCTTTGTTAACCCAATGCAGTTTGATCGTACTGATGACTTGAACAACTACCCTCGTACGTTAGAAGCTGATTTAAGTAAGTTAACAGCCGAAGGTGTTGAGCTCGTGTTTACACCGACACCAGAAGTCATGTATCCAGATGGATTAGATAAACAGACGTTTGTTGAAGTTCCAGGCATATCTCACATGCTTGAAGGCGCGTCTCGTCCAGGTCACTTCCGCGGCGTATCAACGATTGTCGCTAAACTGTTTAATATCGTTCAGCCAAACTTTGCATGCTTCGGTGAGAAAGACTTTCAGCAACTTGCTGTTATTCGCCAGATGACAACAGATTTAGCGTTAGACATTGAAGTTGTCGGTGTAGCGACCGTTCGTGAAATGGATGGCTTGGCAATGAGCTCTCGCAATAGCAACCTAACGATTGACGAGCGTCAACGAGCTCCAGTTCTAGCGCGCACTATGCGTTGGATCAGCAGCGCTATTCGTGGTGGCCGCGATGATTACGCGTCAGTGATTGAAGATGCGACTGACCAGCTACGCGCAGCTGACTTACAACCGGATGAGATCTTTATCTGTGATGCGAAAACGCTGCAAGCGATCACGTCAGAAACGACTCAAGCTGTGATTCTGATGTCAGCTTTCCTAGGTAAGACGCGTCTTATCGATAACCAAGTTCTAGATTTGGTTACGGAAACAAAAGAAGAATTAAAAGAAGAAACGGCTGAATAG
- a CDS encoding ABC transporter permease, protein MYSLYWTAFCSLLTKEINRFTRIWVQTLVPPAITMTLYFIIFGNLIGARIGEMNGFSYMEYIVPGLIMMSVITNSYSNVASSFFSAKFQKNIEELLVAPVPNYVIIAGFVMGGVVRGLLVGTIVTFVSLFFVDLQVDHWGVIIATVFLTSVVFALGGLINAVFARTFDDISIIPTFILTPLTYLGGVFYSISLLPEFWQGVSKLNPIVYMVNAFRYGFLGVSDVGIVTSFGVLGVFIVALYGVAHYLVTKGIGLRS, encoded by the coding sequence ATGTACAGCCTATATTGGACCGCTTTCTGTAGCTTGTTGACCAAAGAGATCAATCGCTTTACTCGTATCTGGGTGCAAACGCTTGTCCCGCCAGCGATTACCATGACGCTGTATTTCATCATCTTTGGCAACTTGATTGGTGCGCGTATTGGTGAAATGAACGGCTTTAGTTACATGGAATACATTGTTCCCGGCCTGATCATGATGTCGGTGATCACTAACTCATATTCCAACGTTGCTTCGTCGTTTTTTAGTGCCAAATTCCAGAAGAACATTGAAGAGCTGCTTGTAGCGCCAGTCCCTAACTACGTGATCATTGCTGGTTTCGTAATGGGCGGTGTGGTGCGTGGCTTGCTAGTGGGTACCATAGTCACCTTCGTATCGCTTTTCTTTGTCGACCTGCAAGTTGACCATTGGGGCGTGATTATTGCGACAGTATTTCTAACGTCGGTTGTGTTCGCTCTGGGCGGCTTAATCAACGCTGTATTTGCACGCACGTTTGACGATATCTCTATTATCCCGACCTTTATCTTAACGCCGCTGACGTACCTTGGCGGTGTGTTTTACTCGATCAGTCTATTGCCTGAATTTTGGCAAGGTGTGTCGAAACTGAACCCAATTGTGTACATGGTTAACGCGTTCAGATATGGCTTCTTGGGCGTGTCTGATGTGGGTATTGTAACGTCGTTTGGTGTATTGGGGGTGTTTATCGTAGCGCTGTATGGCGTTGCACACTACCTAGTGACTAAGGGGATTGGCTTACGTAGCTAA
- a CDS encoding ABC transporter ATP-binding protein, with amino-acid sequence MYALEIEQLRKTYAGGFEALKGVSLQVEKGDFYALLGPNGAGKSTTIGVISSLVNKTSGKVRVFGYDIDTDLELAKQNLGLVPQEFNFNPFETVEQIVLQQAGYYGVPKALAKERAKKYLSQLDLWEKRGERARNLSGGMKRRLMIARALMHEPHLLILDEPTAGVDIELRRSMWGFLKEINEKQGITIILTTHYLEEAEMLCRNIGIINRGELIENTTMKSLLGKLSAETFILDLEEGTTEPKLEGVNSQVMVNGSLEIEIDKNLGLNTIFAQLSEQQVKVLSMRNKANRLEELFVSIVREGSK; translated from the coding sequence ATGTATGCATTAGAAATTGAGCAATTAAGAAAAACTTATGCAGGGGGCTTTGAGGCTCTTAAAGGCGTTAGTTTACAAGTAGAAAAAGGCGATTTTTACGCTCTGCTTGGTCCAAATGGTGCAGGTAAATCAACCACCATTGGTGTTATTTCTTCACTGGTTAACAAAACTTCAGGCAAGGTCAGAGTGTTCGGCTACGACATTGATACCGATCTGGAGTTGGCGAAACAGAACTTAGGTCTAGTGCCTCAAGAGTTTAACTTTAACCCGTTCGAAACCGTTGAGCAGATCGTACTACAACAAGCGGGTTATTACGGTGTGCCAAAAGCACTGGCGAAAGAGCGAGCGAAAAAATACTTATCTCAGCTCGATTTGTGGGAAAAGCGTGGCGAACGTGCACGTAACTTGTCTGGTGGTATGAAGCGTCGCTTGATGATCGCACGTGCACTGATGCATGAGCCTCATTTGTTGATTCTTGATGAGCCAACGGCGGGCGTTGATATTGAACTGCGTCGTTCAATGTGGGGGTTTCTGAAGGAGATCAATGAGAAGCAGGGCATTACTATTATCTTGACGACGCACTACCTAGAAGAAGCGGAAATGCTGTGTCGTAACATTGGTATCATCAACCGTGGTGAGCTGATCGAGAATACAACAATGAAGTCGCTGCTGGGTAAGTTGAGTGCAGAGACCTTTATTCTTGATCTGGAAGAGGGCACGACTGAACCTAAACTTGAAGGTGTGAATAGCCAAGTGATGGTTAATGGTTCGCTAGAAATCGAAATCGACAAGAACCTAGGTTTGAATACCATCTTTGCTCAATTGAGTGAACAGCAGGTGAAAGTCCTTTCTATGCGTAACAAAGCAAACCGTTTAGAAGAGCTATTTGTGAGTATTGTCCGTGAGGGGAGTAAATAA
- a CDS encoding SulP family inorganic anion transporter has product MFGGVTTAIISLPLALAFGVASGAGAEAGLWGAIMVGLFAALFGGSSSLISEPTGPMTVIMTAVMTSMVAKYPETGMAMTFTVVMMAGAFQILLGTLKLGKYVTLMPYSVISGFMSGIGVILIILQLSPLLGHAAPSGGVMGTLSALPDTLAHLKISELFLGALTLGILFGFPAKYRKYVPAQLVALVAVTLLSVIIFDTDSIRRIGEIPAGLPSLVIPTISSEQFTTMVIDALVLGTLGCIDTLLTAVIGDSLTRKEHDSDKELRGQGIANMISGLFGALPGAGATMGTVTNIQVGARSPLSGVIRALVLALVVLVAGGLTEPIPMAVLAGIAMYVGFNILDWSFIQRAHKVSYAGMGVMYGVMLLTVFVDLIIAVGLGVFISNILIIERLSREQARQVKAISDGDDEDDIPLTDSERQLLDSANGKVLFFYLSGPMIFSVSKAISRQHSSISDYEAMILDLTDVPMIDVTVGLALENAIKDALDAQCEVYLLCPNENTRQQLEKFHVLDLVPESNTYRFRYEALTAATSYVDRDEHQFESV; this is encoded by the coding sequence ATGTTTGGCGGTGTCACCACTGCCATCATTTCATTGCCTTTAGCGTTGGCATTTGGTGTTGCGTCTGGTGCGGGTGCGGAAGCTGGCCTTTGGGGCGCCATCATGGTCGGCCTATTTGCCGCACTGTTTGGCGGCTCAAGCAGCTTGATATCAGAGCCTACCGGTCCGATGACGGTGATCATGACAGCAGTGATGACAAGCATGGTGGCCAAATATCCTGAAACCGGAATGGCAATGACCTTTACCGTGGTCATGATGGCGGGTGCTTTTCAGATATTACTTGGTACCTTAAAGCTTGGAAAATACGTTACTTTGATGCCATATAGCGTGATTTCTGGGTTTATGTCGGGTATCGGCGTTATTCTGATTATCTTGCAGTTATCACCATTGTTAGGACATGCGGCTCCATCTGGCGGGGTGATGGGCACGCTTTCCGCATTGCCTGATACGTTAGCCCATCTGAAAATAAGCGAACTGTTTTTAGGGGCATTAACACTCGGTATTTTGTTTGGTTTTCCGGCTAAATATCGTAAGTATGTGCCCGCTCAACTGGTTGCTTTGGTTGCTGTCACCCTTTTATCCGTCATTATTTTTGATACCGACTCTATCCGCCGTATCGGTGAGATCCCTGCTGGTTTGCCCTCTCTCGTTATTCCGACAATCAGTTCTGAACAATTTACGACCATGGTTATTGATGCCTTGGTGCTGGGTACGTTGGGTTGCATTGATACGCTTCTGACTGCGGTTATCGGAGATTCACTGACTCGTAAAGAACATGATTCAGATAAAGAACTTCGTGGCCAAGGCATCGCGAATATGATCTCTGGCCTGTTTGGTGCGCTACCCGGTGCGGGCGCAACTATGGGTACCGTAACCAATATTCAGGTGGGTGCTCGCTCTCCACTTTCTGGTGTTATTCGAGCCTTAGTTTTGGCATTGGTGGTATTGGTTGCGGGTGGCTTAACCGAACCAATCCCTATGGCGGTATTGGCTGGCATTGCGATGTATGTTGGTTTCAATATTCTTGACTGGAGCTTTATCCAGCGAGCGCACAAGGTGAGTTATGCCGGCATGGGCGTAATGTACGGCGTGATGCTGTTGACTGTATTCGTGGACTTGATTATTGCTGTCGGACTGGGTGTTTTTATCTCGAACATCCTGATTATTGAAAGATTGAGCCGAGAGCAAGCCAGACAAGTTAAGGCGATCAGTGATGGTGATGATGAAGACGATATCCCATTGACCGATAGCGAACGTCAGCTACTGGATAGTGCCAATGGTAAAGTGCTGTTCTTTTACCTTTCTGGGCCAATGATATTCAGTGTTTCAAAGGCGATTTCACGTCAGCACTCTAGTATCTCTGATTACGAAGCGATGATTCTAGATCTGACAGATGTGCCTATGATTGATGTGACGGTTGGGCTTGCACTAGAAAATGCGATTAAAGATGCGTTGGATGCGCAGTGTGAAGTGTACTTACTGTGTCCGAATGAGAATACTCGTCAGCAGCTAGAGAAATTCCACGTGCTTGATCTTGTGCCGGAATCCAACACTTACCGATTCAGATATGAAGCTCTGACAGCTGCAACAAGCTATGTTGATAGAGATGAACATCAATTTGAGTCAGTCTAA
- the can gene encoding carbonate dehydratase — protein MPEIKQLFENNSKWSEEIRSQRPEYFTTLEEGQSPGFLWIGCSDSRVPAERLTGLYSGELFVHRNVANQVVHTDLNCLSVVQYAVDVLKVKHIIVCGHYGCGGVNAAIDNPKLGLINNWLLHIRDNYLKYRKQIESLPREQWGDKLCEINVAEQVYNLGNSTIMQTAWERGQDIEIHGVVYGIGNGKLQDLGVRCSSNDTLENSHLEALEKILSSPTLG, from the coding sequence ATGCCAGAGATTAAACAGCTTTTTGAAAACAACTCTAAATGGTCTGAAGAAATTCGATCTCAAAGACCTGAGTATTTTACAACGCTTGAAGAAGGGCAAAGCCCTGGCTTTCTATGGATTGGCTGCTCTGATAGCCGAGTACCGGCCGAGCGTCTCACTGGTTTGTATTCTGGCGAACTGTTTGTTCATCGAAATGTAGCAAACCAAGTGGTTCATACCGATCTCAACTGCTTATCCGTTGTGCAATACGCCGTTGACGTACTCAAAGTTAAACACATCATTGTATGCGGTCACTATGGCTGTGGTGGTGTTAATGCAGCGATTGATAACCCTAAACTTGGCCTGATCAACAACTGGCTACTCCACATTCGCGATAACTACCTTAAGTACCGTAAGCAAATTGAATCTCTACCTCGTGAACAATGGGGTGACAAGTTGTGCGAAATTAACGTTGCTGAGCAAGTCTATAACCTTGGTAACTCAACCATCATGCAAACCGCATGGGAACGTGGACAAGATATTGAAATCCACGGCGTAGTTTATGGTATTGGTAACGGCAAGCTACAAGACCTTGGCGTCCGTTGTTCAAGTAATGACACGTTAGAAAATAGTCACTTAGAAGCGCTTGAAAAAATCCTATCGTCTCCAACTCTTGGTTAA
- the hpt gene encoding hypoxanthine phosphoribosyltransferase, translating into MKHTVEVMISEQEVQDRVNVLGKQITEHYKGSEDLVLVGLLRGSFVFMADLARAIDLTHQVDFMTASSYGNGMESSRDVRILKDLDDDIQGKDVLLVEDIIDTGNTLTKVKEILSLRGPKSIEICTLLDKPSRREVIVDTKWIGFEIPDEFVVGVGIDYAQKYRHLPYIGKVVPQE; encoded by the coding sequence ATGAAGCATACAGTTGAAGTCATGATCTCTGAGCAAGAAGTTCAGGATCGAGTGAACGTACTAGGTAAGCAGATCACGGAGCACTACAAAGGCAGTGAAGATCTAGTTTTAGTTGGCTTATTACGTGGATCTTTTGTCTTTATGGCGGATCTTGCTCGTGCTATCGATTTAACTCACCAAGTTGATTTCATGACCGCGTCTAGCTACGGCAACGGCATGGAAAGCTCACGTGATGTTCGTATTTTGAAAGACCTTGATGATGATATCCAAGGTAAAGATGTTCTGCTTGTAGAAGACATTATCGATACAGGTAACACACTGACTAAAGTGAAAGAGATTTTGAGCCTACGTGGCCCTAAATCTATCGAAATCTGTACGTTATTAGACAAGCCTTCTCGCCGTGAAGTGATTGTCGATACAAAGTGGATTGGTTTTGAAATTCCTGACGAGTTCGTTGTTGGTGTTGGTATCGACTACGCACAAAAATATCGTCACCTACCGTACATCGGTAAAGTAGTACCTCAAGAGTAG